One genomic region from Spirosoma sp. KCTC 42546 encodes:
- a CDS encoding (2Fe-2S)-binding protein: MAIFKLQINGRAYQADVESDTPLLWVLRDNLGLVGTKYGCGIAQCGACTVHLNGEATRSCVLPVSAVGKSKVTTIEGLSANGTHPVQLAWDKIDVPQCGYCQAGQIMTAAALLKRNPKPSQSEIDDTMTANLCRCGTYHRIREAVKVASETTTTTSTPSKTSKIK; encoded by the coding sequence ATGGCTATCTTCAAACTGCAAATTAACGGTCGGGCTTATCAGGCCGATGTAGAATCAGACACACCCCTTTTGTGGGTTCTGCGTGATAATCTCGGATTAGTTGGTACCAAATATGGCTGTGGCATTGCACAGTGTGGTGCCTGCACCGTGCATCTGAATGGTGAAGCCACTCGTTCCTGCGTTTTGCCTGTATCGGCAGTTGGAAAATCTAAGGTAACAACAATTGAGGGTTTATCCGCGAATGGAACCCACCCTGTTCAACTTGCCTGGGACAAAATAGACGTGCCTCAATGCGGTTATTGCCAGGCTGGTCAGATTATGACGGCTGCTGCATTACTCAAGCGAAACCCAAAGCCTTCTCAATCTGAAATCGACGATACCATGACGGCTAACCTCTGCCGGTGCGGAACGTATCACCGGATTCGTGAGGCCGTAAAAGTAGCTTCTGAAACGACGACAACTACGTCTACTCCTTCTAAAACGTCAAAAATT